One window of the Lysobacter sp. S4-A87 genome contains the following:
- the queF gene encoding NADPH-dependent 7-cyano-7-deazaguanine reductase QueF (Catalyzes the NADPH-dependent reduction of 7-cyano-7-deazaguanine (preQ0) to 7-aminomethyl-7-deazaguanine (preQ1) in queuosine biosynthesis) — protein MTAQDLPLGRHVDYPREYDASLLFPIARALGRGDIGIDDNALPFIGVDRWHAYELSWLDGHGKPHVGTATITVPATSPNLVESKSLKLYLNSFNSTRFDSDQAVRERMAADLSAAAGAQVDVAFGLPPIDESADNAVVDCIDGLDVAIDDYGPPHAGHLSVDPAQIVSETLTSSLLKSNCPVTGQPDWARVVISYHGAKLDRAGLLRYLVSFRDHAEFHEQCVERIFADLTAHASPQRLSVEARYTRRGGLDINPWRAAPGTAQPTAGRDERQ, from the coding sequence ATGACCGCCCAAGACCTGCCGCTCGGCCGCCACGTCGACTACCCGCGCGAGTACGACGCCTCCCTGCTGTTCCCGATCGCCCGGGCGCTCGGCCGGGGCGATATCGGCATCGACGACAACGCACTGCCGTTCATCGGCGTGGACCGCTGGCATGCCTACGAACTGAGCTGGCTCGACGGCCACGGCAAGCCGCACGTCGGCACCGCGACGATCACGGTGCCGGCGACCTCGCCGAACCTGGTCGAGTCGAAGTCGCTGAAGCTGTATCTCAACTCGTTCAACTCCACGCGTTTCGACAGCGACCAGGCGGTGCGCGAGCGCATGGCCGCCGACCTGTCCGCTGCCGCCGGTGCACAGGTGGACGTTGCGTTCGGCCTGCCGCCGATCGACGAGAGCGCCGACAACGCGGTGGTCGATTGCATCGACGGCCTCGATGTCGCCATCGACGACTATGGCCCGCCCCATGCCGGCCATCTCAGCGTGGACCCGGCACAGATCGTCAGCGAAACACTGACCAGCTCGCTGTTGAAGTCGAACTGCCCGGTCACCGGCCAGCCCGACTGGGCACGCGTGGTGATCTCCTACCACGGTGCGAAACTCGATCGCGCCGGCCTGCTGCGCTACCTGGTGTCGTTCCGCGATCACGCCGAATTCCACGAGCAGTGCGTGGAGCGCATCTTCGCCGACCTGACCGCGCATGCTTCGCCGCAACGGCTTTCGGTGGAAGCCCGCTACACCCGTCGCGGCGGCCTGGACATCAATCCGTGGCGCGCGGCACCGGGCACCGCGCAACCCACCGCAGGTCGCGACGAGAGGCAGTAA
- a CDS encoding LysM peptidoglycan-binding domain-containing protein — protein sequence MTTPDKKADFSGVSANVDTTAEKVEKADFSGVNASVDTTAEKVGEQTYTVAKGDTLSHIAKQFYGSANKWNAIFEANRDQLDDPDRIQPGQVLKIPPQD from the coding sequence ATGACCACACCGGATAAGAAAGCCGATTTCTCCGGCGTCAGCGCCAACGTCGACACCACCGCCGAGAAGGTCGAAAAGGCCGATTTCTCAGGCGTGAACGCATCCGTCGACACCACCGCCGAGAAGGTCGGTGAGCAGACCTACACCGTCGCCAAGGGCGACACGCTTTCGCATATCGCCAAGCAGTTCTACGGCAGCGCGAACAAGTGGAACGCGATCTTCGAAGCCAATCGCGACCAGCTCGACGATCCCGACAGGATCCAGCCCGGCCAGGTGCTGAAGATCCCGCCGCAGGACTGA
- a CDS encoding YchJ family metal-binding protein: MSATCPCGLGRPYADCCGPLHAGVAAATAEALMRSRYSAYVLGDSDYLRATWHADTRPSPLDLGDSAATRWLGLEVKRHAMTGADSAIVEFVARYKVGGAAAVRLHELSRFVREDGRWYYVDGEFPSR, from the coding sequence ATGTCCGCCACCTGTCCCTGCGGTCTCGGCCGACCGTACGCCGATTGCTGCGGCCCGCTCCATGCCGGCGTGGCCGCCGCCACGGCCGAAGCCCTGATGCGCTCGCGTTACAGCGCCTACGTCCTGGGCGACAGTGACTACCTGCGTGCGACCTGGCATGCCGATACCCGGCCGTCGCCGCTCGACCTGGGCGACAGCGCAGCGACCCGCTGGCTCGGGCTGGAGGTGAAGCGGCATGCAATGACCGGTGCTGACAGCGCCATCGTCGAGTTCGTGGCCCGCTACAAGGTGGGCGGCGCCGCGGCGGTGCGGCTGCATGAGCTGAGCCGGTTCGTGCGCGAGGACGGGCGCTGGTACTACGTCGACGGCGAGTTCCCGTCGCGCTGA
- a CDS encoding UPF0149 family protein translates to MKAPAYLDDTQIEQLAELLEQRAVPFKGFNLEALDGYLSALAVGPEVIAFEQWQGPVWGTQPRWKDDEEREHVEALLQGHWNMVSQRVRFGDDDLPDHLAPLLWLPEDPEEEQEDDLDVGRDWAFGFFRGVELSEIPWDTWLDEHEWIDEIFLRFDRLASGEIIGEDPEQPGTPVSYRERLEIIASLPGMLADLHHQRIESLTPREPIRREATPDRNEPCPCGSGKKYKKCCGAG, encoded by the coding sequence ATGAAAGCCCCCGCCTATCTCGACGACACCCAGATCGAACAACTGGCCGAGCTGCTGGAACAGCGCGCGGTGCCCTTCAAGGGCTTCAACCTGGAAGCGCTCGACGGCTACCTGTCCGCACTCGCGGTCGGCCCGGAGGTCATTGCGTTCGAGCAGTGGCAGGGCCCGGTCTGGGGCACGCAGCCGCGCTGGAAGGACGACGAGGAGCGCGAGCACGTCGAAGCCCTGCTGCAGGGCCACTGGAACATGGTCAGCCAGCGCGTGCGTTTCGGCGACGATGACCTGCCCGACCATCTGGCACCGCTGCTGTGGCTGCCCGAGGACCCGGAAGAGGAACAAGAGGACGACCTCGACGTCGGTCGCGACTGGGCGTTCGGCTTCTTCCGTGGCGTTGAGCTGAGCGAGATCCCCTGGGACACCTGGCTGGACGAGCATGAGTGGATCGACGAGATCTTCCTGCGCTTCGACCGCCTGGCCAGCGGCGAGATCATCGGCGAGGACCCGGAGCAGCCCGGCACGCCGGTCAGCTACCGCGAGCGCCTGGAGATCATCGCCAGCCTGCCCGGCATGCTCGCCGACCTGCACCACCAGCGCATCGAGTCGCTGACCCCGCGCGAGCCGATCCGCCGCGAGGCGACGCCCGACCGCAACGAGCCGTGTCCGTGTGGCAGCGGCAAGAAGTACAAGAAGTGCTGCGGGGCGGGCTGA
- a CDS encoding NADP-dependent isocitrate dehydrogenase, producing MSQATMTPKIIYTLTDEAPFLATQSLLPIVAAYTATAGIEVETRDISLAGRILSQFPDFLKDDQKIGDHLAELGELATTPDANIIKLPNISASVPQLKAAIVELQQQGYALPDYPEEPQGERENEIKARYDKIKGSAVNPVLREGNSDRRAPASVKQYARKHPHRMGAWKSDCKSHVAHMDGGDFYGSEQSRLIEQAGSVSIDLVGKDGRRHMLKTNIKVKAGELIDASVMSASALSRFVDAQIEDARAQGVLFSLHLKATMMKVSDPIMFGIVVKRYYSDVLAKHGKELEQAGFDANNGIGDLYSRLSSLPADVAAAIETDIVTEYTRRPALAMVNSDKGITNLHVPSDVIVDASMPAMIRDSGCMWNNDGKLQDTKAVIPDRCYAGIYQAVIDDCKTNGAFDPATMGSVPNVGLMAQKAEEYGSHDKTFQIPADGTVHVLDEAGNVLMQHEVEAGDIWRMCQTKDAPIQDWVKLAVNRARLSHTPAVFWLDPQRAHDANVIAKVERYLKDHDTSGLDIRILAPVDAMKLSLERIRKGQDTISVTGNVLRDYLTDLFPIMELGTSAKMLSIVPLMAGGGLFETGAGGSAPKHVQQFVEEDYLRWDSLGEFLALAASIEHMADRYGDARARVLADALDAANGKFLDNDKSPSRKVGGIDNRGSHFYLAMYWAQALAAQDADAGLKARFAKLAAVLESNEAKIVEELAAVQGKPVEIGGYYHPDVTLMSKAMRPSATFNAAVAAL from the coding sequence ATGTCCCAAGCCACCATGACCCCCAAGATCATCTATACGCTCACCGACGAAGCGCCGTTCCTGGCCACGCAGTCGCTGCTGCCGATCGTCGCGGCGTATACCGCCACCGCGGGAATCGAAGTGGAGACGCGCGACATCTCGCTGGCCGGTCGCATCCTGTCGCAGTTCCCTGACTTCCTGAAGGACGACCAGAAGATCGGCGACCACCTGGCCGAGCTGGGCGAACTGGCGACCACGCCCGACGCCAACATCATCAAGCTGCCCAACATCAGCGCCTCGGTGCCGCAGCTCAAGGCCGCCATCGTCGAGCTGCAGCAGCAGGGCTATGCGCTGCCGGACTACCCGGAAGAGCCGCAGGGCGAACGCGAGAACGAGATCAAGGCCCGCTACGACAAGATCAAGGGCAGCGCGGTCAACCCGGTGCTGCGCGAAGGCAACTCCGACCGCCGCGCGCCTGCGTCGGTGAAGCAGTACGCACGCAAGCACCCGCACCGCATGGGCGCGTGGAAGAGCGATTGCAAGTCGCACGTCGCGCACATGGACGGCGGCGACTTCTACGGCAGCGAGCAGTCGCGCCTGATCGAGCAGGCCGGCTCCGTCTCGATCGACCTGGTCGGCAAGGACGGCCGCCGCCACATGCTCAAGACCAACATCAAGGTCAAGGCCGGCGAGCTGATCGACGCTTCGGTGATGAGCGCATCCGCGCTGTCGCGCTTCGTCGACGCGCAGATCGAGGATGCCAGGGCGCAGGGCGTGCTGTTCTCGCTGCACCTGAAGGCGACGATGATGAAGGTCTCCGATCCGATCATGTTCGGCATCGTGGTCAAGCGTTACTACAGTGACGTGCTGGCCAAGCACGGCAAGGAACTCGAGCAGGCCGGCTTCGATGCCAACAACGGCATCGGCGACCTGTACTCGCGCCTGTCGTCGCTGCCGGCCGACGTCGCCGCGGCGATCGAGACCGACATCGTCACCGAGTACACCCGTCGCCCGGCGCTGGCGATGGTCAACTCCGACAAGGGCATCACCAACCTGCACGTGCCCAGCGACGTGATCGTCGACGCTTCGATGCCGGCGATGATCCGCGACTCGGGCTGCATGTGGAACAACGACGGCAAGCTGCAGGACACCAAGGCGGTGATCCCGGACCGCTGCTATGCCGGCATCTACCAGGCGGTGATCGACGACTGCAAGACCAACGGCGCCTTCGATCCGGCGACGATGGGCAGCGTGCCCAACGTCGGCCTGATGGCGCAGAAGGCCGAGGAATACGGCTCCCACGACAAGACCTTCCAGATTCCTGCCGACGGCACCGTGCACGTGCTGGACGAAGCCGGCAACGTGCTGATGCAGCACGAGGTCGAAGCCGGCGACATCTGGCGCATGTGCCAGACCAAGGACGCGCCGATCCAGGACTGGGTCAAGCTCGCCGTCAACCGCGCGCGCCTGAGCCACACGCCGGCGGTGTTCTGGCTCGACCCGCAGCGCGCGCACGACGCCAACGTGATCGCCAAGGTCGAGCGTTACCTCAAGGACCACGACACCAGCGGCCTGGACATCCGCATCCTCGCCCCGGTCGATGCGATGAAGCTGTCGCTCGAGCGCATCCGCAAGGGCCAGGACACCATCTCGGTGACCGGCAACGTGCTGCGTGACTACCTGACCGACCTGTTCCCGATCATGGAGCTTGGCACCAGCGCCAAGATGCTGTCGATCGTGCCGCTGATGGCCGGCGGTGGCCTGTTCGAGACCGGCGCCGGCGGCTCGGCACCCAAGCACGTGCAGCAGTTCGTCGAAGAGGACTACCTGCGCTGGGATTCGCTCGGCGAGTTCCTCGCGCTGGCCGCTTCGATCGAGCACATGGCCGACCGTTACGGCGACGCGCGTGCGCGCGTGCTGGCCGACGCGCTCGACGCCGCCAACGGCAAGTTCCTCGACAACGACAAGTCACCCTCGCGCAAGGTCGGCGGCATCGACAACCGCGGCAGCCACTTCTACCTGGCGATGTACTGGGCGCAGGCACTGGCGGCGCAGGACGCGGACGCCGGCCTGAAGGCGCGCTTCGCCAAGCTCGCCGCGGTGCTGGAGAGCAACGAAGCGAAGATCGTCGAAGAACTGGCGGCGGTGCAGGGCAAGCCGGTGGAGATCGGCGGCTACTACCACCCGGATGTAACGCTGATGTCGAAGGCGATGCGCCCGAGCGCGACGTTCAATGCGGCGGTGGCGGCGCTGTAA
- a CDS encoding DUF4344 domain-containing metallopeptidase, protein MSPRVLIVTLSLALGAVSGAFGYSLIVAKREPAKLAAARAEGRIEGRAEAEKAVTDELAALKPVVFGKAADAETKVGGVQFGYEYVKPKTPALEEYYKLAHDGDMLHKLPEVQAIDGMLMLPRQINYLTAECGEPNAFYSPERGEVVMCYETMKVLLERGREMAAQNKLGDGYAQRYLEANVRFIILHETGHALINMLQIPITGREEDAVDQLATTLMLRFAGLDESTTVVTDNLRMASNWFLARSTGEYNLDAYADEHALGEQRYFNLQCLLYGSDPARYLSIVTNGDLPEARAKGCPEEARRISRSWLRLLLPYVAPKFEMTEEKANRLFQQRELERDRNASLPYVRPSAPPSR, encoded by the coding sequence ATGTCGCCAAGAGTCCTGATCGTCACGTTGTCGTTGGCCCTTGGAGCGGTCAGCGGCGCCTTCGGCTATTCGCTCATCGTCGCCAAGCGCGAGCCGGCGAAGCTGGCTGCGGCACGCGCCGAAGGCCGGATCGAAGGTCGCGCCGAAGCCGAGAAGGCGGTCACCGACGAACTGGCCGCGCTCAAGCCTGTCGTGTTCGGCAAGGCCGCCGACGCCGAGACCAAGGTGGGTGGCGTGCAGTTCGGCTACGAGTACGTCAAGCCGAAGACCCCCGCGCTGGAGGAGTACTACAAGCTCGCCCATGACGGCGACATGCTGCACAAGCTGCCGGAAGTGCAGGCCATCGACGGCATGCTGATGCTGCCGCGCCAGATCAACTACCTCACCGCCGAGTGCGGCGAACCCAATGCGTTCTACTCGCCCGAGCGCGGCGAAGTGGTGATGTGCTACGAGACGATGAAGGTACTGCTCGAACGCGGTCGCGAGATGGCCGCGCAGAACAAGCTCGGCGACGGCTATGCGCAGCGTTACCTGGAAGCCAACGTGCGCTTCATCATCCTGCACGAGACCGGCCATGCGCTGATCAACATGCTGCAGATCCCGATCACCGGCCGCGAGGAAGACGCGGTCGACCAGCTGGCCACGACGCTGATGCTGCGTTTTGCCGGGCTCGACGAGTCGACGACCGTGGTCACCGATAACCTGCGCATGGCGTCGAACTGGTTCCTGGCGCGCAGCACGGGTGAGTACAACCTGGATGCCTACGCCGACGAGCATGCGCTCGGCGAGCAGCGCTATTTCAATCTGCAGTGCCTGTTGTATGGCAGCGATCCGGCGCGGTACCTGAGCATCGTCACCAATGGCGATCTGCCGGAGGCGCGTGCCAAGGGTTGCCCGGAGGAGGCACGGCGGATCAGCCGTTCGTGGCTGCGCCTGCTGCTGCCGTACGTGGCGCCGAAGTTCGAGATGACGGAGGAGAAGGCGAACCGGTTGTTCCAGCAGCGGGAGCTGGAGCGGGATCGGAATGCGAGCCTGCCGTATGTTCGGCCTTCGGCGCCGCCGTCGCGCTGA
- a CDS encoding DMT family transporter, with the protein MWIGTLYALAAGLMWGLVFVGPLLLPEYPAALQSVGRYLAFGLIALPLAWMDRAALRRLTRSDWIEALKLAIVGNLVYYLCLASAIQRAGAPLPTMIIGTLPVVIAISANLRDHRRDGRLPWRALLPSLLLIAAGIGCVNHVELQALRADPGADPLRYAQGALLAIVAVACWTWYPLRNADWLRAHPDRSPRTWATAQGVATLPLAAAGYGLLWIGMALAGADFTMPFGPRPWFFIGLMAAIGLFASWLGTTCWNEASQRLPTALAGQLIVFETLAALAYAFALRGRMPGALTLLGIALLIAGVMWAVRIRPEPTVAEVHGT; encoded by the coding sequence ATGTGGATTGGAACCCTCTACGCGCTAGCTGCCGGCCTGATGTGGGGCCTGGTCTTCGTCGGCCCGCTGCTGCTGCCGGAGTACCCGGCGGCACTGCAGTCAGTGGGCCGCTACCTCGCCTTCGGCCTGATCGCGCTGCCGCTGGCGTGGATGGACCGCGCCGCGTTGCGGCGCCTCACGCGCAGCGACTGGATCGAGGCGCTGAAGCTGGCCATCGTCGGCAACCTCGTCTACTACCTGTGCCTGGCCAGCGCGATCCAGCGCGCCGGAGCGCCGTTGCCGACGATGATCATCGGTACCTTGCCGGTGGTGATCGCGATCAGCGCGAACCTGCGCGACCACCGGCGTGACGGCCGCTTGCCGTGGCGCGCGCTGCTGCCGTCGCTGTTGCTGATCGCCGCCGGCATCGGCTGCGTGAACCATGTCGAGCTGCAGGCACTGCGCGCCGATCCCGGCGCCGATCCGCTCCGCTACGCCCAGGGCGCGCTGCTGGCGATCGTCGCCGTCGCCTGCTGGACCTGGTATCCGCTGCGCAACGCCGACTGGCTCCGCGCCCACCCGGACCGCAGCCCGCGCACCTGGGCAACCGCGCAGGGCGTGGCCACCTTGCCACTGGCCGCGGCGGGCTATGGCCTGCTGTGGATAGGCATGGCGCTGGCCGGTGCCGACTTCACGATGCCCTTCGGTCCGCGACCCTGGTTCTTCATCGGCCTGATGGCGGCGATCGGTCTGTTTGCCTCCTGGCTGGGCACGACCTGCTGGAACGAGGCCAGCCAGCGCTTGCCGACCGCGCTGGCCGGGCAGCTGATCGTGTTCGAGACGCTGGCGGCGCTGGCCTATGCCTTCGCGCTGCGCGGCCGGATGCCGGGCGCGCTGACCCTGCTGGGCATCGCGCTGCTGATCGCCGGCGTGATGTGGGCGGTGCGCATCCGCCCTGAGCCTACCGTCGCCGAAGTCCACGGCACCTGA
- a CDS encoding AraC family transcriptional regulator: MQGVPLQFEHPQDVAQFRRPAHRRGIELYRAHIVRHAFEPHTHEAFGLGAIESGVERFRYHGSEHLAPPDSLVLMNPDALHTGRAETDGGWRYRMAYIDPDVVEAVTGERGWWFADAVAHDPASARKVTALLDGLWQAGEPLAFDSLLSQLLDAFARQARRPPMARQAAPRFTPVIDYLRANLERSMTLDELAGVAGLSPFHFLRSFRAVHHATPQQMLMALRLFEAKRLLAGGQAPARVAAAVGLSDQAHLTRAFARRYGVTPARYRQQVQS; the protein is encoded by the coding sequence ATGCAAGGCGTCCCTCTCCAGTTCGAGCATCCGCAGGACGTGGCGCAGTTCCGCCGGCCGGCGCACCGCCGCGGCATCGAGCTGTATCGCGCGCACATCGTCCGCCACGCCTTCGAGCCGCACACGCACGAAGCCTTTGGCCTGGGCGCGATCGAGTCAGGGGTCGAACGCTTCCGCTACCACGGCAGCGAGCACCTGGCGCCGCCGGACTCGCTGGTGCTGATGAATCCCGACGCGCTGCACACCGGGCGCGCCGAGACCGACGGCGGCTGGCGCTACCGCATGGCCTACATCGATCCGGACGTGGTGGAAGCCGTCACCGGCGAGCGCGGCTGGTGGTTCGCCGACGCGGTCGCCCACGATCCGGCAAGCGCGCGAAAGGTGACGGCGCTGCTCGACGGCCTGTGGCAGGCAGGCGAGCCGCTGGCGTTCGACAGCCTGCTGTCGCAGTTGCTGGACGCATTCGCCCGCCAGGCGCGGCGGCCGCCGATGGCACGCCAAGCCGCGCCGCGATTCACCCCGGTCATTGATTACCTGCGCGCGAACCTCGAGCGTTCGATGACGCTGGATGAACTGGCGGGAGTGGCGGGGCTGAGCCCGTTCCACTTCCTGCGCAGCTTCCGCGCGGTCCACCACGCTACGCCGCAGCAGATGCTGATGGCGCTGCGCTTGTTCGAAGCCAAGCGCTTGCTGGCGGGCGGCCAGGCACCCGCACGCGTGGCGGCGGCCGTCGGCCTGAGCGACCAGGCCCACCTCACGCGCGCCTTCGCCCGTCGCTACGGCGTCACGCCGGCGCGCTACCGGCAGCAGGTGCAGTCGTAG